TGCCGAAGAGGTAGAGGATCAGGTCCTGGTCGAGGGTGATGCGGCCGAAGTCCATGGCCACCGTGGTGGTGGTCTTGTCTCCGGTGTGGGTGAGGTCGTCGATTCCGGCCGATGCGGACGTCATGACGGCCTCGGTACGCAGCGGGTTGATCTCCGAGACGGCGCCGACGAACGTGGTCTTGCCCACGCCGAAGCCGCCCGCCACCACGATCTTCGCGCTGGTGGTTGAGCGGGCTGCACCGCCGCTAGAGCTTGCGAAGTCCACTGAGCACCCTTTCGAGCAGTGTCACGTCCGGCGTTCCGCCGGCCTCTCCGTTGCCCGGCTGGTGGATCGCCACCATGCCGGCCTCCGCCAGGTCGGCGACGAGGATCCGCGCCACACCCAAGGGCATCGACAGCAGCGCCGAGACCTCGGCCACCGACTTGACCTCGCGGCACAGGTGGCAGATCCGCTGGTGCTCGGGCAGCAGGGACGACAGCCGCGCGGGATCGGCCGTGGTGCTGACCAGCGCCTCGATGGCGAGCTGGTAGCGCGGCCGGGTCCGGCCGCCGGTCATCGCGTAAGGACGCACCAGCGGCTGGTCGCCTTCATGTCCGTAATCGGTGTCCACAGGGACACCGTACGGATCGTGAGAGGCGGGGGGCGGGGTCATGAATCCTCCGGGCGTGACATGACAGCAAGTGATCGGCTGTGCCGTCTGACTGGGCCGGTGGGGGGCCGGTTGGGGCGGCCGGACGGTATAGGTGACGGACGGTAGGCCGGGAGCGTACCTGGGGGGCGCGCGCCCCTCGCGGCCTGGCGGGCTTCTAGTGCAGCAGGCTCCCCTGGAGTTCGGCGCGCAGGTCCGGGGTGAGGACCGTGCCCGCGCGGTCGACCAGGAGAGCCATCTCGTAGCCCACGAGGCCGATGTCGGCGTCCGGGTGGGCGAGCACGGCCAGCGAAGAGCCGTCCGAGATCGACATGATGAAGAGGAAGCCGCGCTCCATCTCCACCACCGTCTGGTTGACCGGGCCGCCTTCGAAGATGCGGGAGGCGCCCGCGGTCAGCGAGGTGAGTCCGGACGCGACGGCCGCCAGCTGGTCGGCACGGTCGCGGGGGAATCCCTCGGACATCGCCAGCAGGAGTCCGTCGGCGGAGACCACCACGGTGTGGGACACCCCAGGGGTGTTGTCCACGAAGTTGGTGATCAACCAGTTCAGATTCTGCGCCGCCTGGCTCATCGGGCTCACACTAACGCTCCTGCTGGTGACTGGGGCCGAGATCGTGGCTTCCGGTGTTGCCGGAGCCACCCGCCTGACGGCCTTGCTGGATACCGCGGCGGAGGTTGGTGAGTCGGCCCCGTACGTCGTCGGGGGCGCGGGACACCTGCGGACCGGCGGCCTGCTGAGGGGCCTCCTGCGCGGTGCCGGGAACCAGGTTGGCGCGCGGCACGCGGCGGGGAAGGCCCGACGTGGTGATCCCGCCGGCCGCGGGCCTGCGCACCCGCTCGGCCTGACGGACCAGATCGTCGTTGGGCGATGGCCGCCATTCGGAACCCGCACCGGAACCGCTCGCCTGGTGCCGGTCGGCCTGGCCGGGCAGGCCGACCGGGGAGGCAGGCTCTGCCGCGGGGCGACGCGGCGGCACCGGGCGCCCGGTGGACTGCTGGGGTACGGCAGGCTGCCGGCCG
This DNA window, taken from Streptomyces sp. SCSIO 30461, encodes the following:
- a CDS encoding DUF742 domain-containing protein, with translation MTPPPASHDPYGVPVDTDYGHEGDQPLVRPYAMTGGRTRPRYQLAIEALVSTTADPARLSSLLPEHQRICHLCREVKSVAEVSALLSMPLGVARILVADLAEAGMVAIHQPGNGEAGGTPDVTLLERVLSGLRKL
- a CDS encoding roadblock/LC7 domain-containing protein, which codes for MSQAAQNLNWLITNFVDNTPGVSHTVVVSADGLLLAMSEGFPRDRADQLAAVASGLTSLTAGASRIFEGGPVNQTVVEMERGFLFIMSISDGSSLAVLAHPDADIGLVGYEMALLVDRAGTVLTPDLRAELQGSLLH